One region of Chryseobacterium muglaense genomic DNA includes:
- a CDS encoding homogentisate 1,2-dioxygenase has translation MRYHQSGNIPQKRHTIFKSPEDKFYYEQLFGTEGFHGISSLLYHVHRPTQIKSIGEPKDVTPKIAVDKNVTPRMFKGMNVTPEDDFMDSRKFLLVNNDLKMGLAKPRKSMDYFYKNAECDELLYVHNGSGILKTFVGNLEFGFGDYLIIPRGTIYQVELNSDDTVFFVVESHSPIYTPKRYRNEFGQLLEHSPFCERDIIAPTFVEPKDEKGEFLIKVKKENQITDFIYATHPFDVVGWDGYFYPYKFNIKNFEPITGRIHQPPPVHQTFEAHNFVVCSFCARMYDYHPMAIPAPYNHSNIDSDEVLFYTEGDFMSRNHIDLMDFTLHPGGIVHGPHPGAMERSIGKKFTEEYAVMVDPFRPLKITEEAMKVEDPSYKTSWLEE, from the coding sequence ATGAGATACCATCAATCGGGAAATATCCCTCAAAAAAGGCATACAATTTTCAAATCTCCTGAGGATAAATTCTATTATGAACAACTTTTCGGGACAGAGGGTTTTCATGGAATTTCTTCTCTTCTATATCACGTTCATCGCCCTACCCAAATCAAATCGATTGGCGAACCGAAAGATGTAACACCGAAAATTGCAGTAGACAAAAACGTAACTCCAAGAATGTTCAAAGGAATGAATGTGACTCCTGAGGACGATTTTATGGACAGCCGAAAGTTTCTTTTGGTGAACAATGACCTGAAAATGGGATTGGCAAAACCGAGAAAATCGATGGATTATTTTTATAAAAATGCCGAATGCGACGAGCTTTTATATGTTCACAACGGAAGCGGTATTTTGAAAACTTTTGTTGGAAATCTTGAATTTGGTTTTGGAGACTATCTAATAATTCCGAGAGGAACTATTTATCAGGTTGAATTAAATTCCGACGACACCGTATTTTTTGTTGTCGAAAGTCACTCACCAATTTACACGCCGAAGCGTTACAGAAACGAATTTGGGCAATTATTGGAACATTCTCCATTCTGCGAGAGAGACATCATCGCCCCTACTTTTGTAGAACCTAAAGACGAAAAAGGAGAATTTTTAATTAAAGTAAAAAAGGAAAATCAAATTACAGATTTCATCTATGCGACTCATCCGTTTGATGTTGTAGGCTGGGATGGATATTTTTATCCTTATAAATTTAACATTAAAAACTTCGAACCGATTACGGGAAGAATCCACCAACCGCCACCAGTTCACCAGACTTTTGAGGCACACAATTTTGTAGTTTGTTCGTTCTGTGCAAGAATGTATGATTACCATCCGATGGCAATTCCTGCGCCTTACAATCACTCGAATATTGATTCTGATGAGGTTTTATTCTATACAGAAGGTGATTTTATGAGCCGTAATCATATCGATTTGATGGATTTCACGCTTCATCCAGGAGGAATTGTTCACGGACCGCACCCCGGAGCAATGGAAAGAAGTATCGGAAAAAAATTCACTGAAGAATATGCAGTGATGGTAGATCCTTTCCGTCCTTTAAAAATTACTGAAGAAGCAATGAAAGTAGAAGATCCTTCTTATAAAACTTCTTGGCTGGAAGAATAA
- a CDS encoding TonB-dependent receptor plug domain-containing protein gives MKRISLSAIFLSSFCFAQEADSLDIDKTPKTDSVKISIKKEMRTNDIEDVVITGTIKPISRSKSPVAVEIYSHKFFQKNPTPNVFEAIAMVNGVKPQLNCSVCNTGDIHINGLEGPYTMILIDGMPIVSSLSTVYGLSGIPNSLIDRIEVVKGPASSLYGSEAMGGVINIITKNALTAPKLSVDLMTTSWAENNVDLSTKFNVSENIASLLSLNYFNSTKRFDENKDNFTDAALQNRISIFNKWNFKRKENRQASFALRYLYEDRFGGEMQWNNSYRGSDEVYGESIYTNRVEAFGAYQWPMKENVVTQFSYNFHDQNSFYGTNPFEATQKVAFTQTYWDKKLGNHDVILGVTFKRTFYDDNTPGTFSGDGLTNEPMKSPILGAFIQDQWEINDKNTLLLGYRFDYDKIHHAVHSPRFAWKFSPNPYHTLRFNFGTGFRVVNLFTEDHAALTGSRDVVIQSDLKPEKSVNGNLNYVWKIPVGDRLINLDASAFYTYFSNKIVGDFDTDPEKIIYDNLHGYGISRGASINVDYSFNFPLSVNFGVTYLDVYQKFDGETEKSQQLHAPKWSGTYSLTYKFPSNLTIDFTGQFYGPMRLPVLPNDYRPEYSPFYNLANIQVSKSFKSGFEVYCGIKNLFNFTPKDPLMRPFDPFDKNIDNPISNPNRYTFDTTYGYAPMQKIRGFLGVKYILK, from the coding sequence ATGAAGCGAATATCACTTTCTGCAATTTTTTTATCATCATTTTGTTTTGCTCAGGAAGCAGACAGTTTAGATATTGATAAAACCCCAAAAACCGATTCAGTTAAAATTTCAATTAAAAAAGAAATGAGAACCAATGATATCGAAGATGTTGTCATTACCGGAACGATAAAACCAATTAGCAGGTCGAAAAGCCCGGTTGCCGTTGAAATTTACAGTCATAAATTTTTTCAGAAAAATCCGACTCCGAATGTTTTTGAGGCAATTGCAATGGTAAATGGTGTAAAACCTCAGTTAAATTGTTCGGTTTGTAATACGGGAGATATTCATATCAACGGTCTGGAAGGACCTTACACGATGATTTTAATTGACGGAATGCCAATCGTTAGTTCGCTTTCCACTGTTTATGGTTTGAGTGGAATCCCTAATAGTTTAATTGACCGAATTGAAGTGGTAAAAGGCCCGGCTTCGTCACTTTACGGCTCTGAAGCGATGGGTGGCGTTATCAATATTATTACAAAAAATGCGTTGACAGCTCCGAAATTGAGTGTGGATTTGATGACAACGAGCTGGGCAGAAAATAATGTTGATTTGTCTACGAAATTTAATGTTTCTGAAAATATAGCTTCATTATTAAGTTTAAATTATTTTAACTCGACCAAAAGATTCGACGAAAATAAAGACAATTTCACCGATGCAGCGTTACAAAACAGGATTTCAATTTTTAATAAATGGAATTTTAAAAGAAAAGAAAACCGACAGGCGAGTTTTGCATTAAGATATTTGTATGAAGACCGTTTTGGTGGAGAAATGCAGTGGAATAATTCGTATCGTGGAAGTGATGAGGTGTATGGTGAAAGTATTTATACGAATCGCGTGGAAGCTTTTGGAGCCTATCAATGGCCGATGAAAGAAAATGTTGTGACGCAGTTTTCTTACAATTTTCATGATCAGAATTCTTTTTACGGAACCAATCCCTTTGAAGCGACCCAAAAAGTAGCTTTTACACAAACCTATTGGGATAAAAAGTTGGGAAATCACGATGTAATTTTAGGAGTTACTTTTAAAAGAACATTTTATGATGATAACACCCCCGGAACTTTTTCAGGAGATGGATTGACAAACGAGCCGATGAAATCTCCGATTTTAGGTGCTTTTATTCAGGATCAATGGGAAATTAATGATAAAAACACTTTGTTGTTAGGTTATCGGTTTGATTACGATAAAATACATCATGCGGTGCATTCGCCGCGTTTTGCATGGAAATTTTCCCCGAATCCTTACCATACTTTACGGTTTAATTTTGGGACAGGCTTCAGAGTTGTCAATTTATTTACAGAAGATCATGCCGCGTTGACCGGTTCTCGAGATGTTGTGATTCAGTCTGATTTAAAACCGGAAAAGTCGGTTAACGGAAACCTGAATTATGTCTGGAAAATTCCTGTTGGTGACAGGTTAATCAATTTGGATGCTTCTGCGTTTTACACTTATTTCAGCAATAAAATTGTCGGTGATTTTGATACTGACCCTGAAAAAATCATTTACGATAATCTTCATGGTTATGGAATTTCAAGAGGTGCTTCAATTAATGTGGATTATAGTTTTAATTTTCCTTTGAGTGTAAATTTTGGAGTTACTTATTTAGATGTTTATCAAAAATTTGATGGTGAAACTGAAAAATCCCAACAGCTTCATGCTCCAAAATGGAGTGGAACGTATAGTTTGACGTATAAATTTCCGAGTAATTTAACGATAGATTTTACAGGGCAATTTTACGGACCAATGCGATTACCGGTTTTACCGAATGATTATCGTCCAGAATATTCACCGTTTTATAATCTTGCCAATATTCAGGTTTCTAAAAGTTTTAAATCCGGATTTGAAGTGTATTGCGGAATTAAAAACCTATTCAATTTTACTCCAAAAGACCCTTTAATGAGACCGTTTGACCCGTTTGATAAAAATATCGACAACCCAATCTCTAATCCGAATCGCTATACTTTTGATACGACGTATGGATATGCTCCGATGCAGAAAATCAGAGGTTTTTTAGGTGTGAAATATATTTTAAAATAG
- a CDS encoding thioredoxin domain-containing protein: MMKILIFLFLMLVPSFCLSQMKTGTFSDWEIQQQKEAKPTIIHIYTDWCAICKIESFQLNKDKELVEMINEKFYFINFEAEKTKEKIIFQGKEFNYLPNGNSGIHELVLALSKNKNQLIYPLWIILNEDQELVYYHEGQFKSEEIKEKLLKILAL; encoded by the coding sequence ATGATGAAAATTTTAATATTTTTATTTTTAATGTTAGTGCCGAGTTTTTGTCTTTCACAGATGAAAACCGGCACTTTTTCGGATTGGGAAATTCAGCAGCAGAAAGAAGCAAAACCTACAATTATTCATATTTATACCGATTGGTGCGCCATCTGCAAGATTGAATCTTTTCAATTGAATAAAGACAAAGAATTGGTTGAAATGATCAATGAAAAATTTTATTTCATCAATTTTGAAGCTGAAAAAACAAAAGAAAAAATCATTTTTCAAGGGAAAGAATTCAATTATTTACCCAACGGAAACTCAGGGATTCATGAATTGGTTTTGGCTTTATCTAAAAATAAAAACCAACTCATTTATCCGTTGTGGATTATTTTAAATGAAGATCAGGAGTTGGTGTATTATCATGAAGGGCAATTTAAATCTGAAGAGATAAAAGAAAAATTACTGAAAATTTTAGCTTTGTAA
- a CDS encoding glycine betaine ABC transporter substrate-binding protein, protein MKKINYLLLITSVIILGVFNSCKNIKNSKYINIGMVDGWAEDVAMTHVVKAILDEQGYHVVIQKASTDMILASMNNEDTDLFLGVWLPYTHATKIAKFPELVNLGTNYDNGKIGLVVPDYIPIKSIEELSQHEKQFNHRIIGIEKGAGLTSATDRAIIDYQLNYKQVNSSTIAMITELQNAIKRKEWIVVAGWQPHWMFGKMKLKFLEDPKKTFGEAEKIKTYSRKSFGKDHPELAKFFSKMYFDDETMSNLLTKMEESKDKEATAKEWVKNHSELANSWLDKN, encoded by the coding sequence ATGAAAAAAATAAATTATCTATTATTGATTACTTCTGTTATCATTTTAGGAGTATTTAACTCATGTAAAAACATAAAAAACTCCAAATATATCAACATCGGAATGGTCGATGGCTGGGCAGAAGATGTAGCCATGACACATGTGGTAAAAGCTATTTTGGATGAACAAGGTTATCATGTTGTTATTCAGAAAGCTTCCACAGATATGATTCTTGCTTCCATGAATAATGAAGACACAGACCTTTTTCTGGGAGTTTGGTTACCTTATACCCACGCAACGAAAATTGCAAAGTTCCCGGAATTAGTTAACCTTGGAACAAATTATGACAATGGGAAAATAGGTTTGGTAGTTCCCGATTACATTCCTATAAAATCTATCGAAGAATTATCACAACACGAAAAACAGTTCAACCACAGAATCATCGGTATAGAAAAAGGAGCCGGACTTACTTCGGCAACAGACAGAGCTATTATTGATTATCAATTAAATTATAAACAAGTCAATTCTTCAACAATTGCGATGATTACAGAGCTTCAGAATGCGATAAAACGTAAAGAATGGATTGTTGTTGCCGGATGGCAGCCTCATTGGATGTTTGGTAAAATGAAACTTAAATTTTTAGAAGACCCGAAAAAAACATTTGGGGAAGCTGAAAAAATCAAAACCTACAGCAGAAAAAGTTTCGGAAAAGATCATCCTGAATTGGCAAAATTCTTTTCTAAAATGTATTTTGACGACGAAACCATGAGCAATCTTTTGACTAAAATGGAAGAAAGCAAAGACAAAGAAGCTACGGCTAAAGAATGGGTTAAAAATCATTCTGAACTCGCGAATTCTTGGTTAGACAAAAATTGA
- a CDS encoding ABC transporter permease, with protein sequence MNKTIDIGQYVETAINWLTDNAKPLFDVIKNVGNSSILGIEWALVNTPFYIIIILFTLLALWKAGKGTAIMTAGGLTLIFLMGFWRETMETLALIFVSTLTALILSVPLGIWAAKNQFAAKIIRPLLDLMQTMPAFVYLIPAVLFFSIGKVPGAFATIIFAMPPAVRLTTLGIQSVPKDIVEAARAFGATNRQILFKVELPLATNTILAGINQTILLSLSMVVIAGMIAAGGLGEKVLEGINNLDIGLGFESGLSVVILAIILDRITQGFVKKKIAK encoded by the coding sequence ATGAATAAAACTATAGATATAGGTCAATATGTAGAAACTGCTATCAATTGGCTCACCGATAATGCAAAACCTTTATTTGATGTTATAAAAAATGTAGGAAACTCCTCAATTTTGGGTATTGAATGGGCTTTGGTAAATACTCCATTTTACATCATCATTATACTTTTTACCTTATTAGCTTTATGGAAAGCAGGGAAAGGAACCGCCATCATGACGGCAGGCGGACTTACATTAATATTTTTAATGGGATTTTGGAGAGAAACAATGGAAACTCTGGCGCTTATTTTTGTATCAACATTAACTGCACTTATTTTATCAGTTCCTCTTGGAATTTGGGCGGCAAAAAACCAGTTTGCAGCAAAAATTATTCGACCATTATTAGATTTAATGCAGACCATGCCTGCGTTTGTTTACTTAATTCCGGCTGTACTTTTTTTCAGTATCGGTAAAGTTCCGGGTGCATTTGCGACAATTATTTTTGCAATGCCTCCCGCAGTACGATTAACGACTTTGGGAATTCAGTCTGTACCCAAAGATATTGTGGAGGCAGCCAGGGCTTTCGGAGCAACCAACCGTCAGATTTTATTTAAAGTAGAGCTTCCTTTAGCTACGAACACTATTTTGGCAGGTATTAATCAAACTATCTTATTATCATTATCAATGGTTGTTATCGCAGGGATGATTGCTGCAGGCGGTTTGGGTGAAAAAGTCTTGGAAGGAATTAATAATCTGGATATCGGTTTAGGTTTTGAAAGTGGTTTATCTGTAGTGATTTTAGCCATTATTCTCGACCGAATTACTCAAGGATTTGTAAAGAAAAAAATAGCAAAATGA
- a CDS encoding quaternary amine ABC transporter ATP-binding protein — MDTIDTNRKVKLKVEDLTIIFGKNKEKALELLDKGFSKKEILEKTGCTVGINKANFEIYEGEFFVIMGLSGSGKSTLLRCLNRLNEPTSGKVYINDDNITDKNNKDLLEVRRTEMSMVFQKFGLLPHHTVLSNAAFGLEIRGESKTIREEKAQKALDIVGLNGFENQLPSQLSGGMQQRVGLARALANDPEVLLMDEAFSALDPLIKSEMQDQLLELQETLQKTIVFITHDLDEAIKIGDRIVIMKDGVIEQIGTAEDILTNPASDYVKAFVEKVDRKTIITAKSLMFDKPTVVRFRKDGPEGALRKMRATGLENLPVVDFQNKFLGFVTLNDIVQIAKKKEPTVESVINSNVPSVYQEATVEEMLPLISGSKSSIAVVDENNKFLGLVTQLSLIIEATKFNEEEIIELKEIANNQ; from the coding sequence ATGGATACAATTGATACTAATCGAAAAGTGAAACTTAAAGTTGAAGATTTGACGATAATTTTCGGGAAAAATAAAGAAAAAGCGTTAGAACTTCTGGATAAAGGTTTTTCTAAAAAGGAAATTCTCGAAAAAACAGGCTGTACCGTAGGAATCAACAAGGCAAACTTTGAAATCTATGAAGGAGAGTTTTTTGTCATCATGGGACTCTCGGGAAGCGGAAAATCAACCTTGCTGCGTTGTCTGAACAGACTGAATGAGCCAACTTCCGGAAAAGTATACATCAATGATGATAATATTACTGATAAAAACAACAAAGATTTATTGGAAGTAAGAAGAACGGAAATGAGTATGGTATTTCAGAAGTTTGGATTGCTACCTCATCATACTGTTTTAAGCAATGCAGCATTCGGACTCGAAATACGAGGCGAAAGCAAAACTATCCGTGAGGAAAAAGCACAAAAAGCATTAGATATTGTAGGTTTAAATGGCTTCGAAAATCAATTGCCATCACAACTTTCAGGAGGGATGCAGCAAAGAGTGGGATTAGCCAGAGCTTTAGCAAACGACCCTGAAGTCTTACTAATGGATGAGGCTTTCTCAGCACTCGATCCGTTGATAAAATCTGAAATGCAAGATCAGCTCCTCGAATTACAGGAAACTTTACAGAAAACAATCGTCTTTATTACTCATGATTTGGATGAAGCCATTAAAATCGGAGACCGAATTGTAATTATGAAAGACGGTGTCATTGAACAGATAGGAACGGCTGAAGATATTTTAACCAATCCCGCAAGTGATTACGTGAAAGCTTTTGTAGAAAAAGTGGATCGTAAAACGATTATCACTGCGAAATCTTTAATGTTTGATAAACCAACCGTTGTTCGTTTTAGAAAAGATGGTCCGGAAGGTGCGCTAAGAAAAATGAGAGCCACCGGTTTAGAAAATTTACCTGTCGTAGATTTTCAAAATAAATTTCTCGGTTTTGTGACGCTTAATGATATCGTTCAAATCGCAAAGAAAAAAGAACCCACTGTTGAATCGGTGATTAACAGTAATGTTCCGTCGGTTTATCAGGAAGCTACGGTCGAAGAAATGCTACCGTTGATTTCTGGAAGTAAATCATCTATTGCTGTAGTGGATGAAAATAATAAATTTTTAGGCTTAGTTACTCAATTATCGCTCATCATTGAAGCTACAAAGTTTAATGAAGAAGAAATTATTGAATTAAAAGAAATCGCAAACAACCAATAA
- a CDS encoding DUF1304 domain-containing protein, which translates to MEIVAKILIAVVALEHLYILWMEMFAWETKGKEVFKAALPPEMFKPTKGLAANQGLYNGFLAAGLIWSFLIEEEKWQTNIALFFLSCVAVAGIYGAISATKKIFFVQALPAILAIIAVLLK; encoded by the coding sequence ATGGAAATCGTTGCCAAAATTTTAATAGCAGTTGTCGCTCTGGAACATCTTTACATTCTTTGGATGGAAATGTTTGCCTGGGAAACCAAAGGAAAAGAAGTTTTTAAAGCTGCTTTACCGCCTGAAATGTTTAAACCCACAAAAGGATTGGCCGCCAATCAAGGTTTATATAATGGTTTTTTAGCCGCAGGATTAATCTGGTCTTTTCTAATTGAAGAAGAAAAATGGCAAACCAATATTGCTTTATTTTTCTTGAGTTGCGTAGCTGTGGCTGGAATTTATGGCGCAATTTCTGCAACGAAGAAGATATTTTTTGTTCAGGCTTTACCAGCGATTTTAGCGATTATTGCTGTGCTTTTGAAATAA
- a CDS encoding Crp/Fnr family transcriptional regulator: METFKSHLDKFITISDEEFTSIFSFFQILEVKKKENLMLEGDVCKFKYFVLKGCLRKFFLNEKGVEQTTEFAIENWWISDTFAFEKQAKSDFNIQSVEHSTILAIDFHSQELLLQKHPVMERYFRMVYQTAYAAAEKRIRYLYEMTKEEYYIHFNTLYPWFTQRIPQYLLASFLGLTPEYLSEIRAKLRS, from the coding sequence ATGGAAACTTTCAAATCGCATTTAGATAAATTTATTACCATCAGTGATGAAGAATTTACTTCTATATTTTCTTTTTTTCAAATTTTGGAAGTGAAGAAAAAAGAGAATTTGATGCTTGAAGGCGATGTTTGCAAGTTCAAATATTTTGTTCTGAAAGGTTGTCTGAGAAAATTTTTCTTGAATGAAAAAGGGGTAGAGCAAACCACTGAATTTGCCATCGAAAACTGGTGGATTTCTGATACTTTCGCTTTTGAAAAACAGGCGAAATCAGATTTTAATATTCAGTCTGTTGAACATTCTACAATTTTGGCAATTGACTTCCATTCTCAGGAATTGTTACTGCAAAAACATCCGGTGATGGAACGTTATTTCAGAATGGTTTATCAAACCGCCTACGCAGCCGCCGAAAAAAGAATACGCTATCTTTATGAAATGACAAAAGAAGAATATTACATCCATTTTAATACGCTTTATCCTTGGTTTACACAGAGAATTCCACAATATTTACTGGCTTCTTTTTTAGGTCTTACTCCGGAATATTTAAGTGAAATCAGAGCCAAATTACGTTCTTAA
- a CDS encoding DoxX family membrane protein, whose product MTGKDFTFQQLFLRLAISVTMLSAVADRFGFWGDNSAWGNWENFEKYTRQLTFFLPETLSTFSAYGATFLEILFPLMLILGFKIKIAAYGTGFLLLAFALSMSIALGIKAPLDYSVWVGSAAAFLLATLDKFPLSIDELLSKNN is encoded by the coding sequence ATGACAGGCAAAGATTTTACATTTCAACAGTTATTTTTAAGGTTAGCGATTTCGGTGACAATGCTTTCTGCAGTTGCCGACAGATTTGGTTTTTGGGGTGACAATTCAGCTTGGGGAAACTGGGAAAACTTCGAAAAATACACCCGACAATTAACATTTTTTCTTCCCGAAACTTTAAGCACATTTTCCGCTTACGGCGCTACTTTTTTAGAAATACTTTTTCCATTGATGCTAATTTTAGGCTTCAAAATAAAAATCGCAGCTTACGGAACCGGATTTTTATTGCTTGCTTTCGCTTTATCAATGAGCATTGCTTTAGGGATAAAAGCGCCTTTAGATTATTCGGTTTGGGTAGGAAGTGCAGCGGCTTTTTTATTGGCAACTTTGGATAAGTTTCCATTGAGTATCGATGAATTATTAAGTAAGAATAATTAA
- a CDS encoding carboxymuconolactone decarboxylase family protein, with protein sequence MSTRIKILSTNSESYKAMMNLEMTLQTTSLSNIQKELIKTRASQINQCAFCLDMHTKDALKYGETAQRLFLLNAWRETDLFTEEEKVILAMTEEITLISQKGLTDETYEKATQFFDEEQIKSIIMAVITINMWNRIAISTHLQVPKN encoded by the coding sequence ATGAGTACACGTATCAAAATTTTAAGTACCAATTCAGAATCTTACAAAGCAATGATGAATCTGGAAATGACTTTGCAAACCACTTCTTTAAGCAATATTCAAAAAGAATTGATAAAAACCAGAGCATCACAAATTAATCAATGCGCATTTTGTCTGGATATGCACACGAAAGATGCCTTAAAGTATGGTGAAACAGCACAAAGACTTTTCCTTTTAAATGCCTGGAGAGAAACCGATTTATTTACAGAAGAGGAAAAAGTAATTTTGGCAATGACTGAAGAAATTACTTTAATCAGCCAGAAAGGATTAACTGATGAAACGTATGAAAAAGCAACGCAGTTTTTCGATGAAGAGCAAATAAAAAGCATCATCATGGCAGTAATTACCATCAATATGTGGAATAGAATTGCCATCAGTACCCATTTACAGGTTCCTAAAAACTAA